One Streptomyces sp. NBC_00223 genomic window carries:
- the scpB gene encoding SMC-Scp complex subunit ScpB — MTDVADVTAATPGDPPPAGLLAAEIAGLDLKPALEAVLMVVDEPATEEHLAKVLDRPRRAVGKALRELSDDYTREGRGFDLRLVAGGWRFYTRPAFAPAVERFVLDGQHARLTQAALETLAVVAYRQPVSRSRVSAVRGVNCDGVMRTLLQRGLVEEGGTEPETGAILYRTTNYFLERMGLRSLDELPELAPFLPEADAVEAESQEGLPSFDPDAPDDTSTTET, encoded by the coding sequence ATGACCGACGTGGCCGATGTGACCGCCGCCACCCCGGGCGACCCGCCCCCGGCCGGCCTGCTCGCCGCCGAGATCGCCGGGCTCGACCTCAAGCCGGCCCTGGAAGCCGTCCTCATGGTCGTGGACGAACCCGCCACCGAGGAGCATCTGGCCAAGGTGCTCGACCGGCCGCGCCGCGCGGTCGGCAAGGCGCTGCGCGAGCTGTCCGACGACTACACCCGCGAGGGCCGGGGCTTCGACCTGCGGCTTGTCGCGGGCGGCTGGCGTTTCTACACCCGGCCCGCCTTCGCGCCCGCCGTCGAGAGGTTCGTGCTCGACGGCCAGCACGCCCGTCTCACCCAGGCCGCGCTGGAGACGCTGGCGGTCGTCGCGTACCGGCAGCCGGTCAGCCGTTCGCGGGTCTCGGCGGTGCGCGGGGTGAACTGCGACGGCGTGATGCGCACCCTCCTCCAGCGGGGGCTGGTCGAGGAAGGTGGGACGGAACCCGAGACAGGTGCGATCCTGTACAGGACGACGAACTACTTCCTGGAACGTATGGGCCTGCGCAGCCTCGACGAGCTGCCCGAGCTCGCCCCGTTCCTGCCGGAGGCGGACGCGGTCGAGGCGGAGTCCCAGGAAGGGCTACCGTCGTTCGACCCGGACGCACCGGACGACACCTCGACTACGGAAACTTGA
- a CDS encoding pseudouridine synthase, whose protein sequence is MRSSDRNSGGNRNPRSGNGGGSDRRGGGSDRRGAGGSDRRGGSSDGRGGSAGRGGPADRRGGSGGQERRADAPPQRPSKPRPEERRYDVGTTGQSGANKPGGMPRTKGTGAPRPTGNRGRKPVPARPRELEAQIEERNRERHSKPQVKLPKTFPGAEQEGERLQKVLARAGMGSRRACEELIDQHRVEVNGRIVTEQGLRVDTERDEVKVDGLTVATQSYLFFALNKPAGVVSTMEDPDGRQCLGDYVTNRETRLFHVGRLDTETEGLILLTNHGELAHRLTHPRYGVKKTYLAAIQGPLPRDLGKQLKSGIELEDGWARADHFRVVQNTGKNYMVEVTLHEGRKHIVRRMLAEAGFPVDKLVRTHFGPIPLGDQKSGWLRRLTNTEVGMLMREVEL, encoded by the coding sequence ATGCGAAGCAGCGACAGGAACAGCGGCGGCAACCGGAACCCCCGGAGCGGCAACGGCGGCGGCTCCGACCGGCGGGGCGGGGGCTCGGACCGGCGCGGTGCCGGCGGCTCCGACCGGCGCGGGGGGAGCTCCGACGGGCGCGGTGGCTCCGCCGGGCGTGGCGGCCCCGCCGACCGCCGCGGCGGCAGCGGCGGCCAGGAGCGGCGGGCGGACGCTCCTCCGCAGCGCCCGAGCAAGCCGCGTCCCGAGGAGCGCCGCTACGACGTCGGCACCACCGGCCAGTCCGGTGCGAACAAGCCCGGCGGCATGCCTCGTACCAAGGGCACCGGGGCTCCCCGGCCGACCGGCAACCGTGGCCGCAAGCCGGTGCCGGCCCGCCCCCGTGAGCTGGAGGCGCAGATCGAGGAGCGCAACCGCGAGCGGCACAGCAAGCCGCAGGTGAAGCTGCCCAAGACCTTCCCCGGCGCCGAGCAGGAGGGCGAGCGGCTGCAGAAGGTGCTGGCCAGGGCCGGTATGGGCTCGCGCAGGGCGTGCGAGGAGCTGATCGACCAGCACCGGGTCGAGGTCAACGGGCGGATCGTCACCGAGCAGGGCCTGCGGGTCGACACCGAGCGGGACGAGGTGAAGGTCGACGGGCTGACCGTCGCCACCCAGTCGTATCTGTTCTTCGCGCTGAACAAGCCCGCCGGTGTCGTCTCCACGATGGAGGACCCCGACGGCCGTCAGTGTCTCGGCGACTACGTCACCAACCGCGAGACCCGGCTCTTCCACGTCGGGCGGCTGGACACCGAGACCGAGGGCCTGATCCTGCTCACCAACCACGGCGAGCTGGCCCACCGGCTGACACATCCGCGGTACGGCGTCAAGAAGACGTATCTGGCCGCGATCCAGGGCCCGTTGCCGCGCGACCTCGGCAAGCAGCTCAAGAGCGGCATCGAGCTGGAGGACGGCTGGGCGCGCGCCGACCACTTCCGTGTCGTGCAGAACACCGGCAAGAACTACATGGTCGAGGTCACCCTGCACGAGGGCCGCAAGCACATCGTGCGGCGGATGCTCGCGGAGGCGGGCTTCCCCGTCGACAAGCTGGTCAGGACCCACTTCGGTCCGATCCCGCTGGGCGACCAGAAGTCCGGCTGGCTGCGCCGCCTCACCAACACCGAGGTCGGCATGCTCATGCGCGAGGTCGAACTGTAG
- a CDS encoding nucleotidyltransferase domain-containing protein: MTIQADPLRRAGVPDLVPVVTDLLGRGHPLLFVTVSGAHLYGFPSVDSDVDLRGAHLLPLREVIGLYEGEQTQSRMWRRDGLELDLVTHDLLKFARLMLRRNGYVLEQLLSPLVVHTTDTHAELAALAPGVLTSGHAHHYRGFADTQWRLYGKTGELKPLLYTFRALLTGIHLMRSGELQAHLPTLLGEVTAPPYVPDLIARKADAEHGPAPDLGADRLSTDIEALHSVLTEARAGSALPPLPTAQDALHDLVVRTREAAV, from the coding sequence ATGACCATCCAAGCCGACCCCCTGCGCCGCGCCGGTGTCCCCGACCTCGTCCCGGTCGTCACCGATTTGCTCGGCCGGGGCCACCCGCTGCTCTTCGTGACCGTCTCCGGCGCGCATCTGTACGGTTTTCCGTCCGTGGACTCCGACGTCGATCTGCGCGGCGCCCATCTGCTGCCGCTGCGCGAGGTCATCGGGCTGTACGAGGGCGAGCAGACCCAGAGCCGGATGTGGCGGCGGGACGGTCTGGAACTGGATCTGGTCACCCACGATCTGCTGAAGTTCGCCCGCCTGATGCTGCGGCGCAACGGCTACGTCCTCGAACAGCTGCTGTCCCCGCTGGTCGTCCACACCACCGACACGCACGCCGAACTCGCCGCCCTGGCGCCGGGCGTGCTCACCTCCGGGCACGCCCACCACTACCGCGGCTTCGCGGACACCCAGTGGCGGCTGTACGGGAAGACCGGGGAACTCAAGCCGCTGCTCTACACCTTCCGGGCGCTGCTCACCGGCATCCATCTGATGCGCAGCGGCGAACTCCAGGCCCATCTGCCGACGCTGCTCGGCGAGGTCACGGCCCCGCCCTACGTCCCCGACCTGATCGCCCGCAAGGCCGACGCGGAGCACGGCCCGGCCCCCGATCTCGGCGCCGACCGGCTGAGCACGGACATCGAGGCCCTGCACTCCGTCCTGACCGAGGCGCGGGCCGGCTCGGCGCTGCCGCCGCTCCCCACCGCGCAGGACGCCCTGCACGACCTGGTCGTCCGCACCCGGGAGGCCGCCGTATGA
- a CDS encoding nucleotidyltransferase domain-containing protein, whose amino-acid sequence MRESLGPAPGPGPGPGPAAAPGHLPGHDLVREHTVYACVMGSRAFGLATDASDIDRRGVFVAPTPLFWRFDKPPTHVTGPRDEEFSWELERFCLLALRANPNLLECLHSPLVERADPTGRELLDLRGAFLSRRVDGTFRGYAAQQVHKLEADIRNHGEPRWKHAMHTLRLLISCRDLLRTGRLSIEVGDQREPLLAVRRGERTWAEVRTWMRALHEEADAAADRTPLPAEPDQARVEDFLHRVRRASAAPA is encoded by the coding sequence ATGCGCGAATCGCTGGGACCGGCACCGGGGCCTGGCCCGGGGCCCGGGCCGGCGGCCGCTCCCGGACATCTTCCGGGGCACGACCTGGTCAGGGAGCACACGGTGTACGCCTGTGTGATGGGCTCGCGCGCCTTCGGGCTGGCCACGGACGCCAGTGACATCGACCGGCGCGGGGTGTTCGTCGCGCCGACCCCGCTGTTCTGGCGGTTCGACAAGCCGCCGACGCATGTGACCGGGCCGCGGGACGAGGAGTTCTCCTGGGAGCTGGAGCGCTTCTGCCTGCTGGCGCTGCGGGCCAACCCGAATCTGCTGGAGTGCCTGCACTCGCCGCTGGTCGAGCGGGCGGACCCGACCGGGCGCGAACTGCTCGATCTGCGCGGCGCGTTCCTCTCCCGCCGGGTGGACGGCACCTTCCGCGGCTACGCGGCCCAGCAGGTGCACAAGCTGGAGGCGGACATCCGCAATCACGGCGAACCGCGCTGGAAGCACGCGATGCACACGCTGCGGCTGCTGATCAGCTGCCGCGACCTGCTGCGCACCGGCCGTCTCTCGATCGAGGTGGGCGACCAGCGCGAGCCGCTGCTCGCGGTCAGGCGCGGCGAGCGCACCTGGGCGGAGGTGCGGACCTGGATGCGCGCCCTGCACGAGGAGGCCGACGCGGCCGCCGACCGTACTCCGCTGCCCGCCGAGCCCGACCAGGCCCGGGTCGAGGACTTCCTGCACCGCGTCCGCCGCGCCTCGGCCGCGCCCGCGTAG
- the aroH gene encoding chorismate mutase, producing MAVRAVRGAVQLERDEAAHMREQVTELLTALLRRNRFTVDDLISVMFTATPDLHSDFPAVAARKLGLTDVPLVCAQELDIEGAMPRVVRVLAHVECDLPKSEIVHVYLGAASALRKDIAQ from the coding sequence GTGGCGGTACGAGCGGTCCGCGGCGCCGTCCAGCTGGAACGGGACGAAGCCGCACACATGCGGGAGCAGGTCACCGAGCTGCTCACCGCCCTTCTGCGCCGCAACCGCTTCACCGTGGACGATCTGATCAGTGTGATGTTCACCGCCACGCCCGATCTGCACAGCGACTTCCCGGCGGTGGCCGCCCGCAAGCTCGGCCTCACCGATGTGCCACTGGTCTGCGCGCAGGAACTGGACATCGAAGGAGCCATGCCCCGGGTCGTCCGCGTCCTGGCGCACGTCGAGTGCGACCTGCCCAAGTCCGAGATCGTCCATGTGTACCTCGGCGCCGCCTCCGCACTCCGCAAGGACATCGCCCAGTGA
- a CDS encoding prephenate dehydrogenase yields the protein MRTALVIGTGLMGTSAALALTARGVDVYLSDHDESTARTAAALGAGVATPPTETVDLVIVAVPPAHVATTLADALDRDLGRGYLDVASVKGGPRRDLEALGCDLSRYIGTHPMAGRERSGPLAGTADLFEGRPWVLTPTAATDTEVLNLALELVALCRAVPVVMDAEAHDRAVALVSHTPQLISSMVAARLQHAEDSAVRLCGQGILDVTRIAGSEPGMWMDILAANPGPVADVLGEIATDLAETVTALRALQSADDDKRREGTVAVADILRRGYAGRAKVPGKHGAGPKAYETVAVLIGDQPGELARLFADAGAAGVNIEDVRIEHSTAQQAGLVQLMVEPRSAPTMAAALRERGWALRQ from the coding sequence GTGAGAACCGCCCTGGTCATCGGCACCGGTCTGATGGGCACCTCCGCCGCCCTCGCGCTGACCGCCCGCGGCGTCGACGTGTACCTCAGCGACCACGACGAGTCCACCGCCCGTACCGCGGCCGCCCTCGGCGCGGGGGTCGCCACACCGCCCACGGAAACGGTCGACCTGGTGATCGTCGCCGTGCCGCCCGCCCATGTGGCCACGACCCTCGCCGACGCGCTGGACCGGGACCTGGGCCGCGGCTATCTGGACGTGGCCAGCGTCAAGGGCGGCCCGCGCCGGGACCTGGAAGCCCTCGGCTGCGACCTCAGCCGCTACATCGGCACCCATCCCATGGCGGGCCGGGAGCGCTCGGGGCCGCTGGCCGGCACCGCCGACCTCTTCGAGGGCCGCCCCTGGGTGCTCACCCCCACCGCGGCCACCGACACCGAGGTGCTCAACCTCGCCCTGGAGCTGGTCGCGCTGTGCCGCGCGGTCCCCGTGGTGATGGACGCCGAGGCCCACGACCGCGCGGTCGCCCTTGTCTCGCACACCCCGCAGCTGATCTCCAGCATGGTCGCCGCCCGGCTCCAGCACGCCGAGGACAGCGCCGTACGCCTCTGCGGTCAGGGAATACTCGACGTCACCCGGATCGCCGGTTCGGAACCGGGCATGTGGATGGACATCCTTGCCGCCAACCCCGGCCCGGTCGCCGACGTGCTCGGGGAGATCGCCACCGACCTCGCCGAGACCGTCACCGCCCTGCGCGCCCTCCAGAGCGCCGACGACGACAAGCGGCGGGAGGGCACGGTGGCCGTCGCCGACATACTGCGCCGGGGCTACGCGGGCCGCGCGAAGGTCCCCGGCAAGCACGGCGCGGGACCGAAGGCGTACGAGACCGTCGCCGTCCTCATCGGCGACCAGCCCGGCGAGCTGGCCCGGCTCTTCGCCGACGCGGGCGCGGCCGGGGTGAACATCGAGGACGTCCGTATCGAGCACTCCACCGCACAGCAGGCGGGCCTGGTCCAGCTCATGGTCGAGCCGCGCAGCGCCCCCACCATGGCCGCGGCCCTGCGCGAAAGGGGCTGGGCGCTGCGGCAGTGA